One Peterkaempfera bronchialis DNA window includes the following coding sequences:
- a CDS encoding serine/threonine-protein kinase: MEPLGADDPRQVGGYRLLRRLGAGGMGRVYLGRTGGGRTVAVKVVRSDLADDGEFRARFRQEVAAARRVGGAWTAPVLDADTEGPRPWVATGYVAGPALDAAVRETGPLPEQTVRALGAGLAEALGAVHATGLVHRDVKPSNVLLALDGPRLIDFGIARALDAATALTRSGYVVGSPGYMSPEQAGGHEAGPASDVFSLGAVLAYAATGVPPFGEGVSAAVLLYRVVHERPGLGALDGPLRQVVEACLAKEAAARPTPDALREALAAGGETVRLLRDGWLPAALSAAVGRRAVELLDLEGEAAEQAPAPWDAPGTGTDGSGVSAASGSFGPPPEGWVPTRPLGGGAPPAEATGVPTAVSDAVPDAVPGQRPRAGRWGPGARTAAAVGALLLIGGATALVLRLADGGKETPSGGSGAAATGQVTPAGGSDTATTTGQTTPSGEPSTTETGEETPSGEPSTTATGKQDGQVPAALLGRWSGDITTKLVPLSSTFEVTVRQGAKGAVVTESRNNSQLTKGSYCLGQGTLLSVGPRRIVVREEPSGGNTSCTTTPETQTYTLNDDGTLHLEVADASGTDPSGDLARQG; this comes from the coding sequence ATGGAACCGCTGGGGGCGGACGACCCGCGGCAGGTCGGCGGCTACCGGCTGCTGCGGCGGCTGGGTGCGGGCGGGATGGGCCGGGTCTACCTGGGCCGTACCGGGGGCGGCCGGACCGTCGCGGTGAAGGTGGTGCGCTCCGACCTGGCCGACGACGGCGAGTTCCGGGCCCGCTTCCGGCAGGAGGTGGCGGCGGCCCGCCGGGTCGGCGGGGCGTGGACGGCGCCGGTCCTGGACGCCGACACCGAGGGCCCCCGGCCCTGGGTGGCCACCGGCTATGTCGCCGGACCGGCCCTGGACGCGGCCGTCAGGGAGACCGGGCCGCTGCCCGAGCAGACGGTGCGGGCGCTGGGCGCCGGGCTCGCCGAGGCGCTGGGCGCGGTGCACGCCACCGGGCTGGTGCACCGCGACGTCAAGCCCTCCAATGTGCTGCTGGCGCTGGACGGTCCGCGCCTGATCGACTTCGGCATCGCCCGCGCGCTGGACGCGGCCACCGCGCTCACCCGGTCCGGCTATGTGGTCGGCTCGCCCGGCTATATGTCCCCCGAGCAGGCGGGCGGCCATGAGGCGGGCCCGGCGAGCGACGTCTTCTCGCTGGGCGCCGTGCTGGCGTACGCGGCCACCGGGGTCCCGCCGTTCGGCGAGGGCGTGAGCGCGGCGGTGCTGCTCTACCGGGTGGTACACGAGCGGCCGGGCCTGGGCGCCCTGGACGGCCCGCTGCGGCAGGTCGTGGAGGCGTGCCTGGCCAAGGAGGCGGCGGCGCGGCCGACCCCCGACGCACTGCGGGAGGCGCTGGCCGCCGGCGGGGAGACGGTACGGCTGCTGCGCGACGGCTGGCTGCCGGCGGCCCTTTCGGCGGCGGTGGGGCGGCGCGCGGTGGAGCTGCTGGACCTGGAGGGCGAGGCGGCCGAGCAGGCCCCCGCGCCCTGGGACGCACCGGGCACCGGGACGGACGGCTCCGGGGTCTCGGCGGCCTCCGGGTCGTTCGGGCCGCCGCCCGAGGGATGGGTGCCCACCCGGCCGCTGGGCGGCGGCGCCCCGCCCGCCGAGGCCACCGGCGTGCCCACCGCCGTGTCGGACGCCGTACCGGACGCCGTACCCGGGCAGAGACCCCGGGCCGGGCGCTGGGGGCCGGGCGCCAGGACGGCCGCCGCCGTCGGGGCGCTGCTGCTCATCGGCGGCGCCACCGCACTGGTCCTGCGGCTGGCGGACGGCGGGAAGGAGACCCCGTCCGGCGGCTCCGGCGCCGCCGCCACCGGGCAGGTCACCCCGGCCGGGGGGTCGGACACCGCCACCACCACCGGGCAGACGACGCCGTCCGGGGAGCCCTCCACCACCGAGACCGGGGAGGAGACCCCGTCCGGGGAGCCCTCCACCACCGCCACCGGGAAGCAGGACGGGCAGGTGCCCGCCGCCCTGCTCGGCAGGTGGAGCGGCGACATCACCACCAAGCTGGTGCCGCTCTCCAGCACCTTCGAGGTGACGGTACGGCAGGGAGCCAAGGGCGCCGTGGTCACCGAATCCCGCAACAACTCCCAGCTGACCAAGGGAAGTTACTGCCTCGGCCAGGGAACGCTGCTCTCCGTGGGGCCCCGCCGGATCGTGGTTCGGGAGGAGCCCTCCGGCGGCAACACCAGCTGCACCACCACCCCCGAGACGCAGACCTACACCCTCAACGACGACGGCACCCTGCACCTGGAGGTCGCCGACGCATCGGGGACCGACCCCTCCGGAGACCTGGCCCGGCAGGGCTGA